In Aequorivita sp. H23M31, a single window of DNA contains:
- a CDS encoding peptide MFS transporter, which yields MGRIDDPQLARHLAKRGIDDKMVMGHPAGLFILFFTEMWERFSYYGMRALLTVFLITEISKEGWGWTSAEALQLYSWYTGLVYLTPLIGGIIADKFTGFRKAILLGALIMTLGHASMALEMVSPTFFYIGLVFMILGNGMFKPNISSMVGQLYPDNSAKKDAGYTIFYMGINAGAFLGMLLCGYIGEKVGWHYGFGLAGVFMLFGMLQFYFGQKIFGIIGEEPPAKSEVPVEKIVDEDEEPEPEAHIVRDRLVVVGVLMVASIFFFFAFEQAGGSMTVFAKNYTQRILEGNAGSIFKWVDAILTIFPILIVSYVLYGLGKRIFKDYPLTIIFTAISFVIIWILGIWKVNREFNLEETEVTVSWFQILNSFFIITLASSFSKMWEKVWNPSGPVKFAMGLALVGVGFIVLAVGSSSIPQGAETAAVSMIWLILAYFFHTTGELCLSPVGLSYVSKLSPKRLSGLLFGLWFTASAIANFIAGQTGAYIDRISETYSMSTFFLIIAGIPMFAAVLLLIFNPKLKKMMHGIR from the coding sequence ATGGGCAGAATAGATGATCCTCAATTGGCAAGGCACCTTGCGAAACGCGGCATAGACGATAAAATGGTAATGGGGCATCCCGCTGGTTTGTTTATCCTGTTTTTTACCGAAATGTGGGAACGTTTCAGTTATTATGGAATGCGTGCGTTATTGACGGTATTCTTGATAACCGAAATTAGTAAGGAGGGCTGGGGATGGACGAGCGCGGAAGCACTACAGTTATATTCCTGGTATACCGGACTGGTTTATTTAACCCCGCTAATTGGAGGTATTATCGCCGATAAATTTACTGGCTTTAGAAAAGCTATTTTATTAGGGGCATTGATAATGACGCTGGGGCATGCTTCTATGGCGTTGGAAATGGTAAGCCCAACTTTCTTTTACATCGGTCTTGTATTTATGATTTTAGGGAACGGGATGTTTAAACCGAACATTTCCTCTATGGTGGGACAATTGTACCCTGATAATAGTGCCAAAAAGGATGCAGGCTATACCATTTTCTATATGGGAATTAATGCCGGTGCCTTTTTAGGAATGTTGCTTTGTGGATATATTGGTGAAAAAGTGGGATGGCATTATGGATTTGGATTGGCAGGAGTCTTTATGCTATTTGGGATGCTACAATTCTATTTTGGTCAAAAGATTTTTGGTATAATAGGAGAGGAGCCACCTGCAAAAAGTGAGGTTCCTGTTGAAAAAATTGTTGACGAGGATGAAGAGCCAGAACCAGAGGCACATATTGTAAGAGACCGATTGGTAGTAGTTGGGGTTTTAATGGTTGCAAGTATATTTTTCTTCTTTGCCTTTGAGCAAGCTGGAGGATCTATGACTGTTTTTGCTAAAAATTATACACAGAGAATACTTGAAGGTAACGCCGGAAGTATATTTAAGTGGGTGGACGCAATATTGACTATTTTCCCTATTCTTATTGTTTCCTATGTATTATATGGTCTAGGTAAGAGGATTTTTAAAGATTATCCATTAACCATTATTTTTACGGCCATTTCATTTGTTATCATTTGGATATTAGGAATCTGGAAAGTAAATAGAGAATTTAACCTAGAGGAAACAGAAGTTACGGTTTCCTGGTTCCAAATTTTGAATTCCTTTTTCATCATTACCCTAGCATCTTCTTTTAGTAAAATGTGGGAAAAAGTATGGAACCCTTCAGGTCCTGTTAAATTCGCAATGGGATTGGCATTGGTAGGAGTCGGTTTTATTGTATTGGCAGTTGGATCCAGTAGTATTCCCCAGGGTGCAGAAACTGCCGCAGTAAGTATGATCTGGTTGATTCTTGCTTATTTCTTCCACACTACGGGAGAATTATGTTTATCGCCAGTAGGGCTGTCTTATGTATCCAAGTTATCACCAAAACGCTTATCGGGATTGTTGTTTGGTCTTTGGTTTACAGCTTCCGCTATCGCCAACTTTATCGCTGGCCAAACCGGAGCGTATATTGACAGAATTTCAGAAACATACTCAATGTCAACATTCTTCTTGATTATTGCCGGAATACCAATGTTTGCCGCGGTGCTCTTGTTGATTTTCAATCCGAAATTAAAGAAAATGATGCACGGAATTCGTTAA
- a CDS encoding S9 family peptidase yields the protein MNRLISLSLLLLFITAFSPITSQKKDITLKEIWGGEFRTQGMDVLRSLKNGKEYAVLNYDRNKKASTIDVYRYKDGEKVRTLLNSSNFPGVNYIISYELNKDESKILFSTELQQIYRRSSLGTYYVYDTKTQKIALVSTNKIQEPTLSNDGTKIAYGFQNNLYIKDLNSNETKQITQDGKKNSIINGITDWVYEEEFAFVRAFEWSVNGDKLAYIRFDEKDVPEYSMDVYGSDLYPYPETFKYPKAGENNSVVSLQLYDLASGNTSEIDLSKYNNYYIPRLKWTKENNILSVQLTNRHQNAVDLVFVDAANNTSKLILEEKDAAYVDITDNLTFLGNNSFFWTSEKDGWNHIYQYDKNGKLLYQITKGSWEVTDFYGFDENTGRVYYQSTENGSINRDVYSILPSGKNKVRLTQETGTNSADFSADYTYFINVFSNATTPYIYSLYESKSGKMIREIKNNNDLRSRLSSYKISPKEFSTIPINGEDLNMYMIKPLDFDPKKEYPLFMYQYSGPGSQNVSNSWMGTNDYWHQMLANEQDIIVVCVDGRGTGFKGSKFKKMTQKELGKYEVQDQIDAAKKLSELPYIDPAHTGIWGWSYGGFMASNCLFQAPDVFEMAIAVAPVTSWRFYDSIYTERYMQTPQENPSGYDENSPLSHVKNLEGAFLLVHGSADDNVHVQNTMRLVEALVQENKQFDWRIYPDKNHGIYGGNTRLHLYTLMTDFIKKNL from the coding sequence CCATTACCTCACAGAAAAAGGACATAACTCTTAAAGAAATATGGGGTGGTGAATTTCGCACACAAGGAATGGACGTTCTGCGATCGCTTAAAAATGGAAAGGAATATGCAGTGCTAAATTACGATAGAAACAAGAAAGCCTCCACCATAGATGTTTATAGATATAAAGATGGAGAAAAAGTCCGCACACTATTAAACAGTTCGAACTTTCCCGGAGTAAATTATATTATATCGTATGAACTAAATAAGGATGAATCAAAAATCCTATTCTCAACAGAATTACAGCAGATTTATCGCCGCTCCTCTCTAGGTACCTATTATGTTTACGATACAAAAACCCAGAAAATCGCCCTTGTTTCTACAAATAAAATTCAAGAACCCACCTTAAGCAATGATGGAACTAAAATTGCCTACGGTTTTCAGAACAATCTTTACATAAAAGATTTAAACTCTAATGAAACCAAGCAGATTACACAGGATGGGAAGAAAAATAGTATTATAAACGGAATTACGGACTGGGTTTATGAAGAAGAATTTGCCTTTGTTCGTGCTTTTGAGTGGAGCGTTAACGGTGACAAATTGGCTTACATAAGGTTTGATGAAAAAGATGTACCTGAGTATAGTATGGACGTATATGGAAGTGATCTTTATCCGTATCCAGAAACTTTTAAATATCCGAAGGCGGGGGAAAACAACTCTGTGGTTTCTCTACAACTTTATGACCTTGCCTCGGGAAATACCTCCGAGATAGATCTTTCAAAATACAACAACTACTACATTCCCCGTTTGAAATGGACCAAAGAAAATAACATTCTTAGCGTTCAACTTACCAACCGTCATCAGAATGCTGTTGATTTGGTTTTTGTGGATGCGGCAAACAATACTTCCAAATTGATTTTGGAAGAAAAAGACGCTGCTTATGTCGATATTACCGATAATCTGACATTTTTAGGCAACAATAGCTTTTTCTGGACTAGCGAAAAAGATGGCTGGAATCATATCTATCAATATGATAAAAATGGCAAGTTGCTGTATCAGATAACTAAAGGTTCGTGGGAGGTTACCGATTTCTATGGTTTTGATGAGAATACTGGACGGGTTTATTACCAAAGCACCGAAAATGGAAGTATTAACCGCGATGTTTATTCTATATTGCCATCAGGGAAAAACAAAGTGCGATTGACCCAGGAAACAGGAACCAATAGTGCCGATTTCAGTGCAGATTACACTTATTTTATCAATGTTTTTTCAAACGCAACCACTCCGTATATCTATTCTCTTTACGAATCCAAATCAGGAAAAATGATTCGTGAAATCAAAAACAATAACGATTTAAGATCACGGTTATCTTCTTATAAAATTTCACCTAAGGAATTTTCCACCATCCCTATCAATGGGGAAGACCTGAATATGTATATGATAAAGCCTTTGGATTTTGATCCTAAAAAAGAATATCCATTGTTTATGTACCAGTATTCGGGTCCCGGTTCACAAAATGTTTCAAACAGCTGGATGGGTACAAATGATTATTGGCATCAGATGCTTGCCAATGAGCAGGATATCATTGTGGTGTGTGTTGATGGTCGCGGAACTGGTTTTAAAGGAAGTAAGTTTAAGAAAATGACTCAAAAGGAACTCGGTAAATACGAGGTCCAAGATCAAATTGATGCTGCTAAAAAACTAAGTGAACTCCCGTATATAGATCCAGCCCACACGGGAATTTGGGGTTGGAGTTACGGTGGGTTTATGGCTTCAAATTGTTTGTTCCAGGCTCCCGATGTTTTCGAAATGGCAATTGCCGTGGCACCGGTAACCAGTTGGAGATTTTATGATAGTATTTATACTGAGCGTTATATGCAAACTCCACAGGAGAATCCTTCTGGTTATGATGAAAACTCCCCGCTATCGCACGTTAAAAATTTAGAGGGCGCATTTCTTTTGGTTCACGGAAGTGCTGACGATAATGTCCACGTTCAAAATACGATGCGTCTGGTAGAGGCTCTAGTACAGGAAAACAAGCAGTTTGATTGGCGAATTTATCCCGATAAAAACCATGGGATCTATGGTGGAAATACACGATTGCATTTATATACATTAATGACCGATTTTATAAAAAAGAACTTATAA